From a region of the Tenggerimyces flavus genome:
- a CDS encoding DUF3145 domain-containing protein has translation MATRGVLFVHSAPSALCPHIEWAVAGVLGARINLDWIGQPAAVGHYRTELSWQGDSGSAAALASALRGWQQLRYEVTEEPSPGCEGARYSYTPNLGLFHAVTGPHGDILIPEDRLKAAVLKSALGELTLEQEIVKLLGKAWDDELEPFRYAGEGAPVRWLHQVV, from the coding sequence GTGGCAACACGAGGCGTGCTGTTCGTGCATTCCGCGCCGTCGGCGTTGTGCCCGCACATCGAGTGGGCAGTCGCCGGCGTTCTTGGCGCGCGTATCAACCTGGACTGGATCGGCCAACCAGCCGCGGTCGGGCACTACCGCACCGAGCTGTCCTGGCAGGGCGACTCCGGCAGCGCCGCGGCGCTGGCGAGCGCGCTGCGCGGGTGGCAACAGCTGCGGTACGAGGTCACTGAGGAGCCCAGTCCCGGCTGTGAGGGCGCGCGGTACTCGTACACGCCCAACCTCGGCCTGTTCCATGCCGTCACCGGTCCGCACGGCGACATCCTGATCCCCGAGGACCGGCTCAAGGCCGCCGTGCTCAAGTCCGCGCTGGGGGAGCTGACGCTCGAACAGGAGATCGTGAAGCTCCTCGGCAAGGCCTGGGACGACGAGCTCGAGCCCTTCCGCTACGCCGGCGAAGGCGCTCCGGTGCGCTGGCTGCACCAAGTTGTGTGA
- a CDS encoding dihydrofolate reductase family protein, whose amino-acid sequence MSTSVLYMSMSLDGFICGPNDTPENPGGDDFDRLHEWIFHAGTFDVRPGVAREFMDEFTACGAILAGRRTVEQVDHWGGDHNGLPIFVPSHRPPGPTVANYPLVTYVLDGIESAMAQAKAVAGDKNVAMHGAYTGQKALEAGVLDEIQIHQVPVLFGSGRRLFEVLPDRVELEVVRVIDTPEVTHLRYRVQR is encoded by the coding sequence GTGTCCACGTCTGTGCTCTATATGTCGATGTCCCTCGACGGGTTCATCTGCGGTCCGAACGACACGCCGGAGAATCCAGGCGGCGATGACTTCGATCGCCTCCATGAGTGGATCTTCCATGCAGGAACCTTCGACGTCCGGCCCGGAGTCGCGCGCGAGTTCATGGACGAGTTCACCGCATGTGGAGCGATCCTGGCCGGCCGGCGAACGGTCGAACAGGTCGACCACTGGGGCGGCGACCACAACGGCCTGCCGATCTTCGTGCCGAGCCACCGGCCACCGGGTCCGACGGTCGCGAACTACCCGTTGGTGACGTACGTGCTCGACGGGATCGAGAGCGCGATGGCGCAGGCGAAGGCGGTGGCTGGCGACAAGAACGTGGCGATGCACGGCGCGTACACGGGTCAGAAAGCGCTCGAGGCGGGCGTGCTGGACGAGATCCAGATCCACCAGGTTCCGGTGCTGTTCGGCTCGGGGCGGCGGCTGTTCGAGGTGCTGCCCGATCGAGTCGAGCTGGAGGTCGTTCGCGTGATCGACACTCCTGAGGTCACCCATCTTCGCTACCGCGTCCAGCGGTAA
- a CDS encoding gamma carbonic anhydrase family protein yields MDRPLILPVNGHTPSIAASAFVAPGAVVTGQLTLAEQSSVWFGVTIRADSAPISIGASTNVQDGSVLHADPGHPCHVGARVTIGHAAVVHGAVVEDDCLIAIGARVLNGAVIGAGSLVGAGAVVSEGALIPPGSLVLGVPGKVRRDVSDAERERMARGVANYVKLAETYRAALA; encoded by the coding sequence GTGGACCGGCCGCTGATCCTGCCCGTCAACGGGCACACACCCTCGATCGCCGCCTCGGCGTTCGTGGCCCCCGGTGCGGTGGTGACCGGGCAGCTGACGCTGGCCGAGCAGTCGTCGGTCTGGTTCGGCGTGACGATCCGCGCCGACTCCGCGCCGATCTCGATCGGAGCGTCGACCAACGTGCAGGACGGCTCCGTACTCCATGCCGACCCCGGCCACCCGTGCCACGTCGGAGCCCGCGTGACCATCGGCCACGCCGCCGTCGTCCACGGCGCGGTGGTGGAGGACGACTGCCTCATCGCCATCGGCGCCCGCGTGTTGAACGGAGCCGTCATCGGCGCCGGCTCCCTCGTGGGGGCCGGCGCGGTGGTGTCGGAGGGCGCCCTCATCCCACCCGGCTCCCTGGTGCTTGGCGTCCCGGGCAAGGTCCGCCGCGACGTGTCCGACGCCGAACGCGAACGCATGGCCCGCGGCGTCGCGAACTACGTGAAGCTCGCGGAGACGTACCGAGCCGCCCTGGCGTAA
- a CDS encoding CaiB/BaiF CoA transferase family protein translates to MNPSALAGIRVVEIGQFMAAPFATMQLADLGAEVIKIENPAGGDPTRSTGPFLDGESSPFVRLNRNKRSVALDLKSSEGRAALLRLLSTADVLVENLRPGALERLGLSYASLSASLPRLVYVSASGWGQDGPLASLPGLDIMAQARGGLMSITGTPEGSPVKVGVPICDLVCGLYGAMGALAALSARAQTGVGQHVDVSLYEAGVSFAIWEAGMFFATGEVGRPHGSAHQNSAPYQALRCSDGWITAGAVTPKTWTSFCSVLGLESLVSDARFGTSYQRQQHVDVLIPLIEAATSVRTVADLVASLDAAGVPCAPINRYDSVFEDPHLAARDFFWDAPHPTLPPVRQLGSPMRLSSSPARRDSAGPLLGFDTAAVLGSLGYSAAEVRALESAGAVLCWHEEGVVDGHV, encoded by the coding sequence ATGAACCCCTCTGCCCTGGCCGGCATCCGCGTCGTGGAGATCGGTCAGTTCATGGCCGCCCCGTTCGCCACCATGCAGCTCGCGGACCTCGGGGCCGAGGTGATCAAGATCGAGAACCCGGCTGGCGGCGATCCGACGCGTTCGACGGGGCCGTTCCTGGACGGGGAGAGCTCGCCGTTCGTTCGGCTGAACCGGAACAAGCGGTCGGTCGCTCTGGATCTCAAGTCTTCGGAGGGTCGGGCCGCTCTGCTGCGGCTGCTCTCCACGGCGGACGTGCTGGTGGAGAACCTGCGGCCGGGGGCGCTGGAGCGGCTGGGGCTGTCGTACGCCTCGCTGTCGGCGTCGCTCCCCCGGCTCGTGTACGTGTCCGCGTCGGGATGGGGGCAGGACGGGCCGCTCGCGAGCCTGCCGGGGCTGGACATCATGGCGCAGGCGCGCGGCGGGCTGATGAGCATCACCGGGACGCCGGAGGGATCGCCGGTCAAGGTGGGCGTGCCGATCTGCGATCTGGTGTGCGGGCTGTACGGGGCCATGGGTGCTCTGGCGGCTTTGTCCGCGCGGGCTCAGACCGGGGTGGGACAGCACGTCGATGTGTCGCTGTACGAGGCCGGGGTGTCGTTCGCGATCTGGGAGGCGGGGATGTTCTTCGCCACCGGCGAGGTCGGGCGGCCGCACGGGTCGGCGCATCAGAACTCCGCGCCATACCAGGCGTTGCGGTGCTCGGACGGCTGGATCACGGCGGGTGCGGTGACGCCGAAGACGTGGACCTCGTTCTGCTCCGTACTGGGGTTGGAGTCCTTGGTTTCCGATGCGCGGTTTGGGACGAGTTATCAGCGTCAACAGCACGTTGACGTGTTGATTCCGTTGATCGAGGCCGCGACTTCTGTTCGTACTGTTGCCGATCTGGTCGCTTCGCTCGATGCGGCGGGGGTGCCTTGCGCGCCGATCAACCGCTACGACTCGGTGTTCGAGGATCCGCATCTGGCCGCGCGTGACTTCTTCTGGGACGCGCCGCATCCGACGTTGCCGCCGGTGCGGCAGCTGGGGTCGCCGATGCGGCTGTCGTCGAGTCCTGCTCGGCGTGACTCCGCTGGGCCTCTGTTGGGGTTCGATACGGCTGCTGTGCTTGGCTCTCTGGGGTACTCCGCTGCCGAGGTGCGTGCCTTGGAGTCGGCGGGGGCTGTTCTTTGTTGGCACGAGGAAGGGGTTGTGGATGGCCACGTCTGA
- a CDS encoding MFS transporter — MSASTVPQLATRREWIGLAILALPTLLLSLDISVLYLALPILSSDLHASSNEQLWILDIYSFLLAGFLVTMGTLGDRIGRRKLLLIGGAAFGVASIVAAYSTSAEMLIVSRALLGVAGATLMPSTMALIRNMFHDPKQMGQAIGVWFSCFMGGMLLGPLVGGILLEHFWWGSAFLLGVPFMVLLLIVGPILLPEYRDANAGKLDLTSVALSLLAILPVIFGVKSVTRSGLDLVAGVTIVAGLAFGAAFVLRQRKLEHPLLDLKLFTNRKFSTALSTMWFGGVIMAGVSLVAAMYLQLVLGYDPLTAGLLILPQNVVMLIGYQLAPRLAAKFGNPRLITGGLLICGLGFVVMTFIQPGSSLALLLVGMCVAALGMSFPMALTANIILGSAPPEKAGSAAAVMETSGEFGIAVGIAALGSLAAVVYRGEIADAVPAGLPADAAAAVHEGIATATAYASQLGPEVVRAVNASFTTGMNAVTAVGAAIFIALAVLCAVVLRKSDESSASEPSTTSTTDEAVPVAAGATEH, encoded by the coding sequence ATGTCAGCATCGACCGTTCCCCAGCTCGCGACCCGTCGCGAGTGGATCGGCCTCGCGATCCTCGCGCTGCCGACCTTGCTGCTGTCGTTGGACATCAGCGTTCTCTATCTCGCCCTGCCCATCCTCAGCAGCGACCTGCACGCGAGCAGCAACGAGCAGCTGTGGATCCTCGACATCTACTCGTTCCTGCTCGCCGGCTTCCTGGTCACGATGGGAACGTTGGGCGACCGGATCGGCCGCCGCAAGCTGCTGCTGATCGGCGGCGCCGCGTTCGGCGTCGCGTCGATCGTCGCCGCGTACTCCACCAGCGCCGAGATGCTGATCGTGTCGCGTGCGTTGCTCGGTGTGGCCGGCGCGACGCTGATGCCCTCGACGATGGCGCTGATCCGCAACATGTTCCACGACCCGAAGCAGATGGGTCAGGCGATCGGCGTCTGGTTCTCCTGCTTCATGGGCGGCATGCTGCTCGGCCCACTGGTCGGCGGCATCCTGCTCGAGCACTTCTGGTGGGGATCGGCGTTCCTGCTCGGCGTCCCGTTCATGGTGCTGCTGCTGATCGTCGGCCCGATCCTGCTGCCGGAGTACCGCGACGCGAACGCCGGCAAGCTCGACCTGACCAGTGTTGCCCTGTCCCTGTTGGCGATTCTGCCCGTCATCTTCGGCGTGAAGTCGGTGACGCGGAGCGGTCTCGACCTGGTGGCGGGGGTGACGATCGTGGCTGGCTTGGCGTTCGGTGCGGCGTTCGTCCTGCGCCAGCGCAAGCTCGAGCACCCGCTGCTCGACCTGAAGCTGTTCACCAACCGCAAGTTCAGCACCGCGCTGTCGACGATGTGGTTCGGCGGCGTGATCATGGCCGGCGTCAGCCTGGTGGCGGCGATGTACCTGCAGCTCGTTCTCGGGTACGACCCGCTGACGGCTGGGCTGCTGATCCTCCCGCAGAACGTGGTCATGCTGATCGGCTACCAGCTGGCGCCGCGACTGGCCGCGAAGTTCGGCAACCCGCGGCTCATCACGGGCGGCCTGCTCATCTGCGGCCTCGGGTTCGTCGTCATGACGTTCATCCAGCCAGGAAGCAGCCTGGCCCTGCTGCTGGTCGGCATGTGTGTCGCGGCGCTCGGCATGAGCTTCCCGATGGCGCTGACCGCGAACATCATCCTGGGCTCGGCTCCGCCGGAGAAGGCGGGCTCGGCGGCCGCGGTGATGGAGACCAGCGGCGAGTTCGGGATCGCCGTCGGCATCGCCGCGCTCGGCAGCCTCGCCGCTGTGGTCTACCGCGGCGAGATCGCCGACGCGGTCCCCGCGGGCCTGCCGGCCGACGCGGCGGCAGCGGTGCACGAAGGCATCGCCACGGCGACCGCGTACGCCTCACAGCTCGGGCCGGAAGTGGTCCGCGCGGTGAACGCCTCGTTCACCACCGGAATGAACGCCGTGACCGCGGTCGGGGCGGCGATCTTCATCGCCCTCGCCGTGCTCTGCGCGGTCGTTTTGCGGAAGTCCGATGAGTCTTCCGCGTCCGAACCGTCTACCACCTCGACGACCGACGAAGCAGTGCCGGTCGCGGCTGGTGCGACCGAACACTGA
- a CDS encoding FAD-binding oxidoreductase codes for MTIVQSFTRELAPLVTAEKALAATAVPRTPVGIEATNAADVQAAVRMARELDVPLAVHATGHGSFVAPQGGFQLETAGLGGVTIDPTRQVARVGAGARWGEVLAAASPYGLAGLSGTSPAVGVTGYTLGGGLSWLSRKYGFAADNLLSADVVTADGSLLTVDADQHADLFWALRGGGANFGVVTSLTFRLFPVANVYAGTAYFPFSRAADLLVKFRTWAETREPDELTTSIVLIRSAAHSPVSGPVVAVRGMYVGTPEEGRRALAPLWKVAGEPLADTWRSMPYAESGTIGGIAPRRFETFRSLSGPVIETALSLVSDPEVDELEVRHWGGAMRRSVGRGPVGHRNVPFSIAINGTPSASDGLAQYATGGAFLNFLKDPSRTASAYTTANWRRLRELKRTYDPTNLFGLTHNIRPGSDTVARDGYPLQ; via the coding sequence ATGACCATCGTGCAGAGCTTCACTCGCGAACTCGCTCCCCTGGTGACCGCCGAGAAGGCGTTGGCCGCGACCGCGGTGCCGCGTACGCCGGTGGGCATCGAGGCCACGAACGCCGCGGACGTGCAGGCCGCCGTGCGGATGGCGCGCGAGCTGGACGTACCGCTGGCGGTCCACGCGACCGGACACGGCTCGTTCGTCGCCCCACAAGGGGGATTCCAGCTCGAGACGGCCGGGCTGGGTGGGGTCACGATCGACCCCACCCGCCAGGTCGCCCGCGTCGGCGCCGGTGCTCGCTGGGGCGAGGTGCTGGCGGCCGCTTCGCCGTACGGACTGGCCGGGCTGTCCGGCACCTCGCCAGCCGTCGGCGTCACCGGCTACACGCTCGGCGGCGGGCTGTCGTGGCTGTCCCGCAAGTACGGGTTCGCCGCCGACAACCTGCTCTCGGCCGACGTGGTGACCGCCGACGGATCCCTGCTCACCGTCGACGCGGACCAGCACGCGGACCTGTTCTGGGCGCTGCGGGGCGGCGGCGCGAACTTCGGCGTCGTGACCTCGTTGACGTTCCGGCTGTTCCCGGTCGCCAACGTGTACGCGGGGACCGCCTACTTCCCGTTCAGCCGTGCGGCCGACCTGCTGGTGAAGTTCCGTACCTGGGCGGAGACGCGGGAGCCCGACGAGCTGACGACGTCCATCGTGCTGATCCGGTCGGCGGCGCACTCGCCGGTGTCCGGTCCGGTCGTGGCCGTGCGCGGTATGTACGTGGGGACGCCGGAGGAGGGTCGCCGCGCGCTCGCCCCGCTGTGGAAGGTGGCCGGCGAGCCGCTCGCGGACACCTGGCGTTCGATGCCGTACGCGGAGTCCGGGACGATCGGCGGCATCGCGCCGCGGCGGTTCGAGACGTTCCGTTCGTTGTCCGGCCCGGTGATCGAGACGGCGCTGTCGCTCGTCTCGGATCCCGAGGTGGACGAGCTCGAGGTCCGGCACTGGGGCGGCGCCATGCGGCGCTCGGTCGGTCGCGGGCCGGTCGGACACCGCAACGTGCCGTTCTCGATCGCGATCAATGGCACGCCGTCCGCTTCGGACGGGCTCGCGCAGTACGCGACGGGTGGCGCGTTCCTGAACTTCCTCAAAGACCCGTCGCGGACCGCTTCGGCGTACACCACGGCGAACTGGCGGCGGCTCCGTGAGCTGAAGCGGACGTACGACCCGACCAACCTGTTCGGCCTGACCCACAACATCCGCCCCGGCAGCGACACCGTCGCTCGCGACGGGTACCCGCTGCAGTAG
- a CDS encoding enoyl-CoA hydratase, giving the protein MATSELLTSLEDGVLTVTFNRPEQRNAMTWAMYEGLVSACSQADADPSVRVLVLRGAGSKAFVAGTDISQFSSFASGDDGVAYEHRIAGVLDRLESVTKPTLAVVRGYCVGGGLGLAGVCDLRVASSDAQFGVPIARTLGNCLSMNGYSLLVANLGRARTLDLLLRSRLLSASEALSAGFVSEVCEPSELDALASRVIGELLSHSPLSMWAAKEALGRLRRSSLPDGDDIVARVFGSEDFRSAVQSFVAKEKPTWTGR; this is encoded by the coding sequence ATGGCCACGTCTGAGCTGTTGACGTCGTTGGAGGACGGCGTGCTGACGGTGACGTTCAATCGGCCGGAGCAGCGGAACGCGATGACGTGGGCGATGTACGAGGGGCTGGTTTCGGCTTGTTCGCAGGCGGATGCGGATCCTTCCGTACGGGTGCTGGTGCTGCGCGGGGCTGGCTCCAAGGCGTTCGTGGCCGGGACCGACATCTCGCAGTTCTCCTCGTTCGCGTCGGGCGATGACGGGGTGGCGTACGAACACCGGATCGCTGGCGTGCTGGACCGCCTCGAGTCCGTGACGAAGCCGACGTTGGCGGTGGTGCGGGGCTATTGCGTGGGTGGAGGTCTGGGGCTCGCCGGCGTGTGCGACCTGCGGGTGGCGTCGTCGGACGCCCAGTTCGGGGTGCCGATCGCGCGGACGTTGGGGAACTGTCTGTCGATGAACGGCTACTCGTTGCTGGTGGCGAACCTCGGGCGCGCTCGTACGTTGGACCTGCTGCTGCGGTCGCGGCTGTTGTCGGCTTCGGAGGCCCTTTCTGCCGGGTTCGTGTCGGAGGTGTGTGAGCCTTCCGAGCTGGATGCGCTTGCCTCGCGGGTGATTGGTGAGCTGTTGTCGCACTCGCCGTTGTCGATGTGGGCGGCGAAGGAGGCGCTGGGGCGGCTGCGGCGTTCGTCGCTGCCGGACGGGGACGACATCGTGGCTAGGGTGTTCGGGAGCGAGGACTTCCGTTCGGCTGTGCAGTCGTTCGTGGCTAAGGAGAAACCGACGTGGACCGGCCGCTGA